ACTTAGCTAATTCATGGTGTCAAAGTCACTTTTAATGTCATGTACTTCTGAATAAGAGAGTAACATTTTctgccctccagtcttctggcactacCCCTGTATCCCAAGAACACGGGAAGATTTTGACCTGCGATTTACTCCATACTTTCCCTCAAAATCCCATGCACCATCCCAACTAGTCTTGGTGATTTACCTATACAAATTTCAGCCAATATTTCTAATGCCTCCATGCTGTTGTTAATGTATCCAGTATCTCAACTATCTCCTCCTTCACTGTTACTTAGAAAGCACCTTGTACTGTGGTGGAAAAATAGATGCAAAGAACTCAAATAGTACTTAAATGGTGCCCTCAGCATCCTTGTGCAAGTTCTCATTTTTATCCTTAATGGGCCCTCCTTCATGTACTACCTTTTTAAATCTATATGCATATAGAACACTTTTGGATTTCCATTTTGTTCACAACTAATCTTTTCTCATAAACTCTACCTCtcccttattttaattttcacttctcTGAATCTTTTGTAATCACCCTGGTTCTTGCTGATATTCACCTGACGCATCATACACAGCCTTGTTTTTTGCTTAATCATACTCTGtatctcttttttttcattcagagagctttggatttgtttgttcttccttttgCCCCTCGTGGGAATGTGAAATAGTCTTCACTTGCCCAGAAAGGTAGAGTTCAAATAATGTTCAAGGACCTTGGCACAATCTAGGATGTagtcctaaatattcattccctctaccactgatCAACCATAGCTTCAGTGTGTCCCATCTACAAGATGCAGCGCACTAGGTCCTTGTGACTCATGGGGGATAGGTACATAATCTGCCCATGGACAACAAAAACTGCGATACCACTAAGGCCACTGGCAATGACACTAAGGCTGCAATGACAAACAGTGGCCAACCCATCTATGGATTTAACAATagcttgtatgtttcagcttTTCAACGCAGCTGCAGTGAAGGCTATGACTCTGGTTCCAGCTACACATCAACAATTGACAGGATTCATCAGACACCACAGGCGAGGGCTCTGAAGGAATGCACaatgtttatagagtcatacagtacagatacATGCCAACTGCTGCagtcatccacactaatcccatttgcacacattggacccatagccttctatgccctggtGATTGAAGTGATTGcgcagatgcttcttaaatgtcagagtacctgcctgcaccacctccgcaggtagtgtattccagattccatccattctctgtggaaagaaattcccttcaggtcccctataagtttcctacctctcaccttaagcgtatgtttggaatgaaaaaaaatacatctgCCTTATCTAccattataattttgtatacctcaattaggtcacccctcaacctcctccacttcaggaaaaacaaccccagtctatccaacctgtccttgtaactgaaaggctccaatccaggcaacatcctggtgaatctctcctgcaacctccagcacaattacatACTTCCTTCAGtttgacgaccagaactgcagaaccaaatgtggcccaaccaatggtttataaagttgtatcataatGCCCCAGCTCTTATATTTCATAGCATAGCCAGTGAAgccaagcatcccatatgctttcttcatcaccctctccacttgtgctgtcactttcatgaatttatggacttgtaccccaaggtccctctgtttatcaGCACTCCCTAGGTccgtaccatttactgtgtatgtcctacccatGTTTGCCTTCCCAgactgcattacctcacacttgtcaggattaaattccatctgtcatttctctgtccaACTTTCTAGCTGAGCTATATCATACCTTAAATTTAGACAACAGTTTGCTCTCTACACCACCACAAATTTTCATGACATCTGCAAACGTAtgtcctgcattcacatccaagttgttaatgtatatcacaaacatcaaaggtcccagcactgatccttgtttGCCTGGGATCCCATGGGCTGAAAACCATGTGGGACCAAACCCACAGCTTCAAATATGAAGAAGAACAATGGGACCTGGCATGGAAGTGTGCCCGCCTGTAGGTTTCtgtccaagttgcacaccatcctgacttggaaatatatcaccatcacTGAGCCCAAATCCTGGAAGTGCCAATCCAAcaattgtgggaataccttcatcaaAGAATTCATCACCacatcctcaagggcaattaggcacGGACAACAAATGTTCGACTTGTTGCTGGAGCCCAGgtgaaaaaaaagaattagaaaAGAGAACTGCATTTCTCTGTTGGTTGGAGCTGGCTGGTGAAATAAAGACACAGAGCAGATTGCAGTAGGTCTTGAAAGACTTCAAGCAAGGCGAGCGAAATCACGGCTCAGCCCTGTCCATTTCGTAAAGGTCTCAACGCAGATTCATCCTGATCACATCTCCTCCTGGGAGTACGTTCCGTTATTCTCTCCAAACGTCTCGTTAACATGCTAATTGCGTGGGATGTTTTATGCCGCTCAGTGTTTGAACCGTATTTGCATGGAGTGGCGCTGCCCGGCTCAGCATCAGCTGTAGGCTTCTGGGAAAAGCTTTGAAGTGATAATATTAATGAAGATCGTGCTCCTCTCTGTTTGGTAAATAAGTGCACCAGCTGAAAGATCCAGGATCCACTTTGATCAAAATGGAAACGGCGAAGGGCCGTGATTTGCTGCGGCGAGGTCCAGAGGCAGAACTCATTGGTTTGGTTGGGAATGAATCTGAAGTGTGGCTTACTTTGCAATAAATGGATCCGGATATCAGCAACCCTGGAACGTATGTTTGCTTGGCAAGGGAAAACTAAATCATGCTTGTCAACGAATCTATATTGGTAAATGGAAGCTGGGAGGGTAGCAACCTGAAGCAGGAACCTTTAACTCTCTTCACTGTGCTCATGGTGACCCTGTTGGTCCTTCTCATCATTGCCACCTTCGTGTGGAATTTGCTGGTATTGGTGACCATCCTGAGGATAAAGACTTTTCACCGGGTCCCGCATAATCTGGTAGCCTCCATGGCCGTCTCTGATGTAATGGTGGCCGCCTTGGTGATGCCTCTCAGTCTGGTCAACGAACTGTTTGGGAGACGCTGGAGGTTGGGCAGGGTGCTCTGTCAGGTGTGGATTTCCTTCGATGTCCTGTGCTGCACGGCAAGTATCTGGAACGTCACCGCCATCGCCCTGGACCGTTTCTGGTCCATTACCAGGCACCTCGAGTACACTTTAAAGACCAGAAAGAGGATCTCCAATATCATGATCGTCCTGACTTGGGCGCTCTCTGCTGTCATTTCATTCTCCCCGCTTTTTGGATGGGGAGAAACTTACTCTGCCGACCAGGAGAACTGTCAAATCAGCCAGGAGCCCTCCTATACCATCCTTTCCACTTTTGGAGCTTTCTACTTCCCACTTGGCGTGGTGGTGTTCGTCTACTGGAAAATCTATAAGGCTGCCAAGTTGAGGATAGGCAGCTCCAAGAGGAACGCTGTGGTACCCATGTCCGAAATACTGCAGGTAACCTGTTTCCTTCGTCACTACCAATTCCTCTCCTGCCCCATCACACCTGTGAAgcttctttatctttttattttttttaaatttttattatttattttttaaatcgtTGCAATAATTCTCATTAGTGTCATGGGTGCACATCCAGCGGCCAGAGTATCCAACCACTAGGCATGGAGTGTTAAACCACACCATTAACGCGATATTACAATATATTGTAGGATATTCCTTTTGGTGCAAAACTATGCAAATAGAACGCCGGGTTCGCCCTTCATGTGTTCTCTGGATTAGTTTTGGTAATTTGTTGGTGACAAGTAGTAACGTTATAAAGGTACAACGTTGAGCAAAGATCAGAAAACGAAATCAATTTCTGCGAATGGCGCTTCTAGTGCTTTCCGAAACGTTTACAATCTCGGAGAAAATGTGATGGGATTTCTCCCTAAATCTTTGCAATCATTCTCATTAGTATCAGCAACAAATGAGTATTAAAATCAGCCAGAAAGCCAAAGGCGGAAACAACTGATTTTCAGTACAATGATTCtacattttcttcaaaaaaaagtttttttattattatcaaCATTACGTCAACAAACAAATTCAAATCAttatattcaagaaggaattaGATAATGTCAGGATCAAGGGACGCGGGGAGATGGAACAGGGTAATGAGCCATGGCCGATCAGCTATGATGGCCTAGCCGGCGGAGgggacttgaagggccgaatggccttaccCGCTccagttttctgtgtttctagtAATAAAACAAAAGCGCGTTTTATCAACCTTGCAAACAGTCACAGCTTACAGATATTTCCATGTTTTCCTCAAGTATTCTTTCTATTGTATGAAGTAAAATTCTTCAAATAAAATCTCAAATACTGTTAAGATTCCCTACGGATAAAATTATAGTTTTCGCGTTAACTGGCATTTCAAAATTAGATTCGGCTCGTTGTTTCACCGTAATCTTCCTGTCTGTGGAAGAGGCTTAGTCTGTAGATGGGAAGTGGCGTGAAAGAAAGGAGTGTGTGTAGGGCCGAATAACTCAATTGTTCTGCAGCGAGAGGGGTTTAAGAGCACAAGTCCACATGATGGGGGTAGTCTTTTTGTGGAAATCTTTGGGACTGTGGATCAGCATGACCGAGGGAGCGGGCAGCATGTGCTGGCGGCGTGATGCCGCAGTAAATGCCGCGAATTTTCGGGTAATGCTTGCAAAAGTGTAATCAAATGTTTACTTAGTTTGAATGCCGAACTAAGAGGGGGTGAGCAATGTccaatccctctctctccctgttatTGGACTGCACATTGCAATTGAATGTATATTTTAACAGCTATTTATCTTTGATGTTAATCACCAGACTTGTGAAGGTGTCGCTGGGCACCAAATCCAGACCTTTAGATAATTCGTACAGTCTCACTTCAAAGTTTAGGTCTTTGTTCGAACCGTTTTCTCGGAATAGTAATATACTTATTGAACACCAGACATATGCACCAATTAGTAACATGCTGTCAATCTGCTTCACACAGTTGACTTGAAAGGTCGGTTTGTAACCTGGCTTGTTTAAGTGATAATTATATTCTGGTGCAGTATTCGTTGGGGCTTGAACATTCGTCCTCGAAGAAGCACTGAGATTTGTGTTACTCCCTCTGCAGATTATTAACATTTTTGAAAAACCATGAACCTACTTGCAGGTGAAGGAAGCCAGTCAGGAGCCACAGTTGCGGTGTGCGGTTGGACACACTGCTCTCACCTTCCAGCCCGACAGAGAAGCTTGGCGccagcaaaaagaaaaaaaggcagCAGTGATGGTGGGCATCTTGATCGGGGTGTTCGTCCTGTGCTGGACCCCCTTCTTCGTCACGGAACTCATCAGTCCTCTGTGTTCCTGCAGCGTCCCCCCTGTCTGGAAGAGTTTATTTGTCTGGCTCGGTTATTCCAATTCCTTCTTCAATCCCCTCATCTACACAGCTTTCAACAAAAATTACAACAACGccttcagatatttatttatcaagcAACGGTAAAATAACAGATGTAAAGGGAATAATAGTCGTGGTTTATTTGTGCAGCTGGTACTACATTCTTAATATTCAACGTTATTTATTTGCTCTACACAATGGTTAGAGATCTCCAACACTAAACAGCTGCTTTACTGTATATCGTTGCTAGGCTTGATTATTTCGCAAAGTGACTTACAGATGATGGCGGAGGAAACTCTTTAAAAGAACAGAACTGAATAAATTTATTCTACGCGCGGACCATTACTTTTCAGCTCTCTGTCTGTAATATTCATATAATCCCGTATAATTGCAGCCGTATTGTATTATCTAATATATTGTCCGTTATTAATATGGTGTAATCTTATAGGTACATTTTAAAGAAATAGATATGTTCATTAACGATAGGATAGAACGAACTTTAAAACTTTAGTAGTGTGGTACTTGAATTGTCAAGCCTTGTAGAGCATCGTTAAGGTAGATAACTGATGAATCTGAAGTATCTCTGAGATAGTAGCTTGCAATATACTGCTTCTGTGCATGGTTCTGCATAAATAAGACGGAGTATTCTTAATTAGGTCTATCAGATTATTTAACGCATTAAATTCCTTTGTATATTGATGTCTTAACTGTTGATATCTATTAATCCACGAACCCCAGGGGCTTATTTATGTTCTTCGGTTCTGACATATAGAATTTATGCTCCATACCTgtattttctttccaaagatgttgcctggtccgTAATATATTTTCcacactttgttttgttttaagattttCAGCTTTTACAGTtttcataaattggtaaattaaattggtaaattggtttattattgtcacatgtactgaagtacagtaaaaaaaaagcttgtcctgcatatcgttcatacagatcaattcattacaacagttcattgaggtagtacaaggtaaaacaaaaacagaatgcagaatcaagtgttacagttacagaaagtgcagtgcaggcagacaataaggtgcaaggtcatcatgaggtaggttgtgaggtcaagagtccatcttatcgtactagggagccgttcaatagtcttgtaacagtgggattcTAGGGAAAGGGGTAATTTTATACACCATGGCAGTTACTCTTTTGCTACTATAGATTTATTCTGTTTGATCTGACATGGCATTTGTAGCCTGTAATTTTATTTGTTCAAGCATAGGAATAGATAATTTTGTTCTGCATTTAGTCTCCAAACTATTTAACTGAGCCATCAACTGAGCACAATTAACATTTTGTAACAATGTTATTTCACTATTTATCCTAAACTCTGATGATGCAAGACTGCATCTCATTCCCCTTGCTGGAATTTGGCATTCAGTCACTTTCACTTGTGAAACCACACATAACACTGAAGAGGTAAGATCCCAATAGTAATGGTTCCCTTTCAGTATATTTTTCAGCCTCTAAAATGAATTCTTTATTTCTAATAAGATTATGAGGTAAGATtatgcactggagacagtgcagagaagtttcaccaGGAAGTTTCCTGCATGGAGAATTTCAGCTGAGGAGAGAtgtgatttgttttctttcaggCAAAGAGGATGAGGGGTCACCTgccaaatatacaaaattatcaaTGGGCATTGATAGAGTATTTAGCAAGAAAGATTTACCATTAGCAGAGGTGTCTacaaaggtttaaggtaaagggtaggagatttttttctgcatggtagtgtagcatttagtgcgacgctattacagcgccaatgatcggggttcgattcccgtcactgtctgtaaggagtttgtacgttctcccgtgtctgcattggtttcctccgggtgctctggtttcctcccacattgcaaagacgtacgggtaggttaatttgggtttaaaatgggcggcgaagactcactgggccggaagggcctgttaccacgctgtaaataaaatttaatttaaatttttgtttcatctaGCGGATACTTAAAATCTTGAACACACagcctgagtgagtggtggaagaTGGTATTCACAACACTTAGGGacttagatgagtacttgaaatgCAGAAATTACAAGTGGCAGAGCTAGGCCCACACTGGATATAGACTACGAGTAGCAAAACataaaacgtagaacatagaacattacagcacagtacaggaccttcagcccacaatatagtgccgacattttatcctgctctaagatttatctaacccttccctcccgtatagccctccatttttctatcattcatgtgcctatctaagagtctcttaaatgtccctaatgtatctgcccccagcacctctgcaggcagtgcgttccacgcacccaccactctctgtgtaaaaaacttacctctgatatccccccaatacattcctccaatcaccttaaagttatgccatcttgtgttagccattttcaccctgggaaaaagtctctgactgtccacttgatctatgcctcttatcatcttgtacacctctatcaagttacctctcatcctcctcctctccaaagagaaaagccctagctcactcaacctgctctccaatccaggcagcatcctggtaaatcccctctgcaccctcgttaaagcttccacatccttcctataatgaagcgaccaaaactgaaaatgatactccaagtgtggtctaaccagagttttatagagctgcaacattacctcacggctcttgaactcaatatcccaactaatgaaggctaacacatcATAGatcttcttaaccatcctatcagcctgtgtggcaaccttgaggggtctatggacatggaccccaagatccctctgttcctccacactgctaagaatcctgccattaaccttgtattctgccttcaaattcgatcttccaaagtgtatcacttcacacttttctgggttgaactccatctgccactttgcagcccagctctgcattctattaatgtcctgttgtaacctacagcaaccttctacactatccacaacaccaccaacctctgtgtcatctgtaaacttattaacccaccctttcataacctcatccaagtcatttataaaaatcacaaagagcaggagtcccagaacagatccctgtggaacaccactggtcaccgacgtcCAGGCAGTATagtctccatctacaaccaccctctaccTTCTATGGGtcaaccaattctgaatccacacagatagccaagcttccctgggtccCATGAAACCAAGAAACAAATAGGAATGCTTAATTTTATAAGGTACGTTTTTAATGAACCACTTCTAATTGCCAAGGAGAGCAATAAATTTtgcttattcattcacaggacgtGGATTGATTGTCCTTCCCTAAAAGCTCCTACACTGAGGTCATTCAGGTATGAACAACACTGGTTGCATATTGTCCAGGCTAGGTAATGATGGTAGGTTTTCTTCCTTGAAGGAACTTAGTGAACTAGATAAGGAACTATTTGGTCCTTTTGTGAAAACCATCACTGAAACAAGCTgattccaattttatttcattgcagTGTTACTTTGGCAGCCAGCAatgatttaattacttgaattacaTGAGTCCTagtaaatgggatcagcatagtTTGATGGTGGTACAAACACAGTGGGACAAAGAACAATTTCCTTGCTCTATGAGTCCATACATAGGATTTATATta
The window above is part of the Pristis pectinata isolate sPriPec2 chromosome 1, sPriPec2.1.pri, whole genome shotgun sequence genome. Proteins encoded here:
- the LOC127576642 gene encoding 5-hydroxytryptamine receptor 5A-like yields the protein MLVNESILVNGSWEGSNLKQEPLTLFTVLMVTLLVLLIIATFVWNLLVLVTILRIKTFHRVPHNLVASMAVSDVMVAALVMPLSLVNELFGRRWRLGRVLCQVWISFDVLCCTASIWNVTAIALDRFWSITRHLEYTLKTRKRISNIMIVLTWALSAVISFSPLFGWGETYSADQENCQISQEPSYTILSTFGAFYFPLGVVVFVYWKIYKAAKLRIGSSKRNAVVPMSEILQVKEASQEPQLRCAVGHTALTFQPDREAWRQQKEKKAAVMVGILIGVFVLCWTPFFVTELISPLCSCSVPPVWKSLFVWLGYSNSFFNPLIYTAFNKNYNNAFRYLFIKQR